The Homo sapiens chromosome 5, GRCh38.p14 Primary Assembly genome includes a window with the following:
- the SPINK14 gene encoding serine protease inhibitor Kazal-type 14 precursor, which produces MAKSFPVFSLLSFILIHLVLSSVSGPRHWWPPRGIIKVKCPYEKVNLSWYNGTVNPCPGLYQPICGTNFITYDNPCILCVESLKSHGRIRFYHDGKC; this is translated from the exons ATGGCCAAATCTTTCCCAGTATTCTCACTTTTGTCCTTTATCTTGATACATTTGGTGTTATCTTCTG TTTCAGGCCCTAGACACTGGTGGCCACCACGTGGAATTATTAAG GTGAAATGTCCATATGAGAAAGTAAACTTGAGCTGGTACAATGGAACGGTCAACCCCTGCCCTGGCTTATATCAACCCATCTGCGGCACCAATTTTATAACCTATGATAATCCCTGCATTCTGTGTGTTGAGAGCTT GAAATCTCATGGAAGAATCAGGTTTTACCATGATGGAAAATGTTAG